One Hevea brasiliensis isolate MT/VB/25A 57/8 chromosome 5, ASM3005281v1, whole genome shotgun sequence genomic region harbors:
- the LOC110649072 gene encoding IQ domain-containing protein IQM6 — protein sequence MGIALSCPFADFDDLDSHFDAVLVKSIASGEGDMRTVLSSVSFKGRGSEPEMISLGGRDLTTTFSFKSLTSEMENELFSRSIIYECGEKDDRLTTKDHIPLAESGKQRHQAALKLQKVYKSFRTRRQLADCAVVVEQRWWKLLDFAELKRSSISFFDIEKPETAISRWSRARARAAKVGKGLSKDAKARKLALQHWLEAIDPRHRYGHNLQFYYVKWLHCQSKQPFFYWLDIGEGKEVNLDKCPRSKLQQQCIKYLGPTEREAYEVVLENGRFVHKLSGKLLDTTGGPKDAKWIFVLSTSKTLYVGLKKKGTFQHSSFLAGGATLSAGRLVVEDGLLKAVWPHSGHYLPTEENFQEFMSFLREQNVELTDVKESPDEEEEAITKQDNSVSFQDNQPDTDFCQGTKVTNIESFPQQNTNFREQDSNAEENTDVQYTKMSPKLCLKITKLEIPSRSDMYETFKEVATTEPSSNAKPPTSSIDNGFESAKDSFSQDDGYESAEDSFLTEEDFMFLKMNLFDEEQEKEDEEPIPKEKIVKRINSHKRMNSFQLANQLSSKWTTGAGPRIGCMRDYPSELQFRVLEHANLSPRHGSANSTPLTTSRFSPRI from the exons ATGGGGATAGCACTTTCATGCCCATTCGCTGATTTTGACGATTTGGATAGCCATTTTGATGCTGTTCTTGTGAAATCAATTGCTTCTGGGGAAGGGGACATGAGGACTGTTTTGAGTTCTGTCAGTTTCAAAGGTCGTGGTTCAGAACCTGAGATGATAAGCTTAGGAGGAAGAGATTTGACTACCACATTCTCCTTTAAATCTCTTACCTCAGAAATGGAAAATGAGTTGTTTTCTAGATCTATTATCTATGAATGTGGAGAGAAGGATGACCGATTGACAACCAAAGATCATATACCATTGGCTGAATCAGGGAAACAAAGGCACCAAGCTGCACTAAAATTGCAGAAAGTGTACAAAAGTTTCAGAACCAGGAGGCAGCTGGCAGATTGTGCAGTTGTTGTTGAGCAAAGATG GTGGAAGCTGCTTGATTTTGCCGAACTCAAGCGAAGCTCTATATCTTTCTTTGACATTGAGAAACCAGAGACTGCTATTTCACGTTGGTCAAGAGCAAGAGCAAGAGCTGCCAAG GTAGGAAAAGGTTTGTCTAAGGATGCAAAGGCTCGGAAGCTTGCTTTACAGCATTGGCTCGAAGCT ATTGATCCTCGGCACCGCTATGGTCATAATCTTCAATTTTATTATGTCAAGTGGCTCCACTGTCAAAGTAAACAGCCTTTCTTCTATTG GCTTGATATTGGAGAAGGGAAAGAAGTCAACCTTGATAAGTGTCCTAGATCAAAGCTTCAACAACAGTGCATAAAGTATCTTGGTCCT ACTGAAAGGGAGGCTTATGAGGTAGTACTGGAGAATGGGAGGTTTGTCCACAAGCTAAGTGGGAAGCTTCTTGACACAACAGGAGGACCAAAAGATGCAAAGTGGATATTTGTTCTCAGTACATCAAAGACCTTATATGTAGGTTTGAAGAAGAAAGGAACATTTCAACATTCAAGTTTTTTGGCTGGAGGAGCCACACTATCTGCTGGAAGATTAGTTGTGGAAGATGGTCTTTTGAAG GCAGTCTGGCCTCACAGTGGACATTATCTTCCAACAGAAGAGAACTTTCAGGAGTTCATGTCCTTTCTTAGGGAACAGAACGTAGAACTCACTGATGTAAAG GAAAGCcctgatgaagaagaagaagccaTTACCAAACAGGACAACAGCGTTAGTTTCCAAGACAACCAACCAGATACAGATTTTTGTCAAGGCACCAAAGTGACAAACATTGAAAGCTTCCCTCAGCAAAACACAAATTTCAGGGAACAAGACTCTAACGCTGAAGAAAATACTGATGTACAATATACAAAAATGTCTCCTAAACTATGCTTGAAGATTACTAAACTTGAGATACCAAGTAGAAGTGATATGTATGAAACTTTCAAGGAGGTTGCAACAACTGAACCAAGCAGCAATGCCAAGCCTCCTACATCTTCCATTGACAATGGTTTTGAATCAGCAAAAGATTCATTTTCCCAGGACGATGGTTATGAATCAGCAGAAGATTCATTTTTGACAGAGGAAGATTTCATGTTTCTTAAGATGAATCTGTTTGatgaagaacaagaaaaagaagatgaagaacCCATCCCAAAAGAAAAAATAGTGAAAAGGATAAATTCACATAAAAGAATGAACTCATTTCAGCTGGCTAATCAATTATCATCTAAATGGACCACAGGGGCAGGGCCACGGATTGGGTGTATGAGGGACTACCCATCAGAGCTTCAATTCAGGGTTTTAGAGCATGCAAACTTGTCTCCAAGACATGGAAGTGCCAACTCAACTCCCCTGACGACATCCCGTTTTAGCCCAAGGATTTGA